One Drosophila virilis strain 15010-1051.87 chromosome 5, Dvir_AGI_RSII-ME, whole genome shotgun sequence DNA window includes the following coding sequences:
- the GlyT gene encoding LOW QUALITY PROTEIN: uncharacterized protein GlyT (The sequence of the model RefSeq protein was modified relative to this genomic sequence to represent the inferred CDS: substituted 1 base at 1 genomic stop codon): MDKKSKTKSKTKSLKPNKESSTQLDVDLWEQNEDRFTSCEFNVEHKVHKLPHNNKKATAAGTLGAATAGGGGAVVCPGNAAALTLTATASGKEVTAPQLSTTPTAISIAGCASGTALVTLDALDAVTIETAEPERGNWTGRFDFLLSLLGYSVGLGNVWRFPYLCYNNGGGAFLIPFTIMLIIAGLPLMFMELSFGQYAALGPVAIYRRFCPLFRGLGTGMVIVSAIVMLYYNLIIAWTIFYMFASFRTQLPWQNCEPEWSTENCFSYVMADQCEAINGTYYLRTCYNATYAEDHNITELALHALKRPPAEEYFNNYVLGLSSGIEETGSIKFSLAACLLIAWVIVFLCLCKGVQSSGKVVYFTALFPYLVLVILFFRGVTLPGASTGILFYLTPDWKQLANAQVWGDAAVQIFFALSPAWGGLITLSSYNKFSNNCYKDSLIVAFCNIATSFFAGLVIFSIIGFLAHELDVEVKKVVDQGAGLAFIVYPEVVTRLPISPVWSVLFFVMLLTLGLDSQFALMETVTTAILDKFPNLRQYKTWVVLFVGIFGYVGGLGFTTNSGMYWLQLMDKYAANWSVLLIAISECVLIAWIYGSQRFLNDIQGMIGKRSRLWNFFWGFMWRYITPATLLFILFFNWVEYKPAQYGHYIYPLWADTVGWIVGLLPVFIIFVIGVQQIFKAPKHLSFRERIKVLMRPTAEWGPAGRPCVNLHAERYQSQNYDGVTNTQILISGAPTDVMPYEDAVNGNAADSNGNGNNGYRDEAMQLXERVNASSSAMASVDVDVLPMTVGKLPGPSILKTSAKLSGNSNQQQAQPENGRHKPKPESTGSQQPPIKADNQSQQHASTPATATVAATTKVWSTGTMSSGRECNTMSTFAATAAASTVGTGGAGGEVSAELAMSKTTAAAVAGTQAKIATTSSNIAAVPAGKKPDIALTTFMPATKPITTAVAQANTSKTGATDVHMTAVSTTAINGRVAATAIAAANPNSQIVSTMSVSTKAQPNIGVGNKTAKTATTVAALTAATSITATNKSPMRSLKIITTISKPVASVAANSATTVAGGTTTNLSGTTKPPAMTAVTIVATNVVSNATKPAATTPNTSATVANNMPKTTVITAVTTATVAGNMPKPAATSATAASNMPKTAATTATVAGNTPKTVSTTATVASNMPKTAATTANTAATIASNMSKTVAITAVTTATVAGNMPKSAATTASNMPKIAATATTASGASNMPKTAAIYATTTATVASNMPKAAAATASAAAKPIVVNTATTIIAGNTVEITKAAPATTTTAVVGSNIPGANQKDAIIAPPAAAATTPIKPTASTPATSKPATPTAAAKPTATSPTKKATTVSATTTSKAAITPTATAKPIATSPTKKTTTYSATATSKPATTPTATAKPTATSPTKRPTTFSSTPASFKAQANKPTTTATNSNSNMSPKITKATTGKPTATTSPTKTANKPMITTTTAATTTTTATTSKSAATSSKTKAAATLKK; the protein is encoded by the exons CAAAATGAGGATCGTTTCACCAGCTGTGAATTCAATGTGGAGCACAAAGTACACAAATTGCCgcacaataacaaaaaggcaacagcagctggaacGCTTGGAGCAGCTACTGCAGGCGGTGGTGGCGCCGTGGTCTGTCCGGGTAATGCGGCGGCATTAACATTGACAGCAACGGCATCAGGCAAGGAGGTGACAGCGCCTCAGCTTAGCACCACGCCCACAGCCATCAGCATTGCTGGCTGTGCGTCGGGCACGGCGCTGGTCACACTGGACGCACTAGACGCGGTGACCATTGAGACAGCCGAACCGGAACGTGGCAACTGGACGGGACGCTTTGATTTTCTGCTCTCGCTGCTGGGCTATTCGGTGGGCCTGGGCAATGTCTGGCGGTTTCCGTATCTCTGCTACAACAATGGTGGTG GCGCCTTTCTAATACCCTTCACCATAATGCTCATCATAGCTGGTCTGCCGCTTATGTTCATGGAGCTCTCGTTTGGCCAATATGCTGCACTCGGTCCTGTGGCCATCTATCGACGGTTTTGTCCACTCTTTCGCGGCCTGGGCACCGGCATGGTCATCGTTTCGGCCATTGTCATGCTGTATTACAATCTGATCATTGCCTGGACCATATTCTACATGTTTGCCTCGTTTCGCACACAGTTGCCCTGGCAGAACTGCGAGCCGGAGTGGAGCACGGAAA ATTGCTTCTCCTACGTGATGGCGGATCAGTGCGAGGCCATCAATGGCACCTACTATCTGCGCACCTGCTACAATGCGACCTATGCGGAGGATCACAATATAACGGAACTGGCGCTGCACGCCCTCAAGCGTCCACCGGCCGAGGAGTACTTTAA CAACTATGTGCTGGGCCTGTCGTCGGGCATTGAGGAAACGGGCagtattaaattttcattggcCGCCTGCCTGCTCATCGCCTGGGTCATTGTCTTTCTCTGCCTGTGCAAGGGCGTTCAGTCCTCGGGCAAGGTCGTCTACTTTACCGCCTTGTTTCCCTATTTGGTCTTAGTCATACTCTTCTTTCGGGGCGTTACCCTGCCGGGCGCCAGTAcgggcattttattttatctaaCGCCCGATTGGAAGCAACTAGCCAACGCTCAA GTCTGGGGAGATGCCGCTGTCCAGATCTTCTTTGCGCTTAGCCCCGCATGGGGAGGCCTCATCACTTTGTCCTCCTACAACAAGTTCTCCAACAACTGCTACAA GGACTCTCTCATTGTGGCGTTTTGCAACATAGCCACGTCGTTCTTTGCGGGCCTGGTCATATTTTCCATCATTGGTTTTCTGGCTCATGAACTGGATGTGGAGGTGAAAAAGGTTGTGGATCAGGGCGCCGGCTTAGCGTTCATTGTCTATCCGGAGGTGGTGACACGTCTGCCCATTTCACCGGTTTGGTCGGTGCTGTTCTTTGTCATGCTGCTCACCCTGGGCCTGGACTCGCAGTTCGCTCTGATGGAGACCGTAACTACTGCCATTTTGGACAAGTTTCCAAATCTGCGACAATACAAAACTTGGGTTGTACTCTTTGTGGGCATATTTGGCTATGTGGGCGGCCTTGGCTTTACCACCAAT AGCGGCATGTACTGGCTGCAGCTGATGGACAAATATGCTGCCAATTGGTCGGTGCTGCTCATTGCCATATCAGAGTGTGTGCTGATTGCCTGGATTTATGGATCACAACGTTTTCTAAATGATATACAGGGCATGATTGGCAAGCGTTCGCGTCTATGGAATTTCTTCTGGGGCTTTATGTGGCGCTATATAACACCCGCAACGCTCTTG tttattttgttcttcaacTGGGTAGAGTACAAGCCCGCACAGTATGGCCATTACATATATCCCCTATGGGCGGATACTGTGGGCTGGATCGTCGGTCTATTGCCGGTGTTTATCATATTTGTAATAGGCGTACAACAGATCTTCAAGGCGCCAAAACATCTGAGCTTTAGGGAGCGCATCAAGGTTCTGATGCGACCCACCGCCGAATGGGGACCCGCTGGCAGACCCTGCGTCAATTTGCATGCCGAACGCTATCAGAGCCAAAATTACGATGGTGTGACCAACACCCAAATACTGATTAGCGGGGCGCCCACGGATGTGATGCCTTACGAGGATGCGGTCAATGGCAATGCGGCTgacagcaatggcaacggcaacaacggcTATCGGGATGAGGCAATGCAACTCTGAGAGCGAGTGAACGCATCCTCGTCGGCGATGGCCAGCGTTGACGTGGATGTGCTGCCCATGACGGTGGGTAAGCTGCCAGGACCGAGCATATTGAAGACATCGGCCAAGctcagcggcaacagcaaccagCAGCAGGCTCAACCGGAAAACGGGCGACACAAGCCAAAACCAGAGTCAACTGGCAGCCAGCAGCCGCCCATCAAAGCGGATAATCAAAGCCAGCAACATGCGAgcacgccagcaacagcaacagtcgcAGCTACCACCAAGGTCTGGTCCACAGGCACCATGAGCAGCGGACGTGAGTGCAACACCATGTCCACATtcgcggcaacagcagcagcatcaactgtTGGCACAGGGGGCGCTGGCGGTGAAGTTTCTGCAGAGCTGGCCATGTCCAAGACGacagctgctgccgttgccggcACCCAGGCgaaaatagcaacaactaGCAGCAATATTGCTGCGGTGCCAGCTGGCAAGAAGCCAGACATAGCTCTAACGACTTTTATGCCAGCCACAaagccaataacaacagctgTTGCTCAAGCCAATACCAGCAAAACGGGTGCAACAGATGTGCATATGACTGCTGTCAGCACAACAGCAATCAATGGCAGAGTCgctgcaacagcaatagcTGCAGCAAATCCAAATTCCCAAATAGTATCCACAATGAGCGTGTCGACAAAAGCACAGCCAAACATAGGTGTCGGCAATAAAACAGCgaagacagcaacaacagttgctgcactcacagcagcaacatcaataACAGCCACCAACAAGTCGCCAATGAGgtcattaaaaattattacaaCAATCTCAAAGCCAGTTGCAAGTGTTGCTGCCAATTCAGCCACAACAGTTGCTGGcgggacaacaacaaacttaaGTGGTACTACAAAACCTCCAGCAATGACAGCCGTAACCATTGTGGCAACAAATGTGGTTAGCAATGCAAcaaagccagcagcaacaacaccaaatacatctgcaactgttgcaaacAATATGCCCAAGACAACAGTAATAACAGCAGtgacaactgcaactgttgcaggTAATATGCcaaagccagcagcaacaagtgcAACTGCTGCAAGCAATATGCCgaagacagcagcaacaactgcaaccgTTGCAGGCAATACGCCAAAGACAGTatcaacaactgcaactgttgcaagcAATATGCCaaagacagcagcaacaacagcaaatacaGCGGCAACTATTGCAAGCAATATGTCAAAGACAGTCGCAATAACAGCAGTGacaactgcaacagttgcaggcaatatgccaaagtcagcagcaacaactgcaagcAATATGCCGAagatagcagcaacagcaacaactgcatcTGGTGCAAGCAATATGCCGAAGACAGCAGCAatatatgcaacaacaactgcaactgttgcaagcAATATgccaaaggcagcagcagcaactgcaagtGCTGCCGCAAAGCCAATTGTAGTCAACACAGCTACCACGATTATTGCCGGCAACACAGTTGAAATAACAAAGGCAGCacctgcaacaacaaccactgcAGTTGTCGGCAGTAACATACCAGGTGCAAAtcaaaaagatgcaattatagccccaccagcagcagcagcaacaacaccaataaAGCCCACAGCAAGCACACCAGCAACATCAAAGccagcaacaccaacagccgcagcaaagCCCACAGCAACATCACCGacaaaaaaggcaacaacagtctcagcaacaacaacatcaaaggCTGCCATAACACCAACAGCCACAGCTAAGCCCATAGCAACATCACCGacaaaaaagacaacaacatactcagcaacagcaacatcaaagcctgcaacaacaccaacagccacagcaaagCCCACAGCAACATCGCCGACAAAAAGGCCCACAACATTCTCTTCAACACCAGCATCCTTCAAGGCACAAGCTaacaaaccaacaacaacagcaacaaacagcaacagcaacatgtcGCCAAAGATaaccaaagcaacaacaggcaagccgacagcaacaacaagcccCACTAAGACAGCAAACAAACCGATgataacaacaactacagcagcaacaacaacaactacagcaacaacaagcaagtCGGCGGCAACATCAAGCAAAACgaaagcagctgcaacattAAAGAAGTAA
- the shu gene encoding inactive peptidyl-prolyl cis-trans isomerase shutdown — MEDRYNSSAQLLKEPLSFADLIENGAHFEVDTANYNNDCYEDFNVDDAEDVDEEEIENEALVSPWTRSFDELRQLMKPIGEHIYKRITRAGVKEQGLVPDKARVALRYSGYWEGQTAPFDSSMLRGTKFEFETGRQMVLEGLEAAVRTMYPYEQSEFIISYKLLFLEMGCPPRIKPRADGLFKIEVIGFTLIGDEHSLERIAPEDRIKFAVVFPKAQDMHLHGKDCVKRGAYRNAVAAFERAIASLNYCRLADEKDELKQQELLITLYTNLMVCNNKLNKPARACIAMKALRLLTRNQPSCKALFQEGRALAALGEYERARQAFVQAQAKQPNNKEISEEIINMEQRVSKYKKSMREIWSRALAGKQQPEKLADLKTDEDLANQQFRRDFESQLTEFDKSTLLTINMNRKLYTDKELNVLRLLASKHNMKLSLSPLDVDQLTLSKLQIK, encoded by the exons ATGGAGGATCGTTATAATTCAAGTGCTCAATTGCTGAAGGAACCATTATCATTTGC tgaCCTCATCGAAAATGGGGCTCACTTTGAGGTAGATACAGCCAATTATAATAATGATTGCTATGAGGATTTTAATGTGGATGATGCAGAGGATGTTGATGAGGAGGAAATTGAGAACGAGGCGCTCGTTTCGCCCTGGACACGTTCCTTCGATGAGCTGCGCCAGCTAATGAAACCAATTGGTGAGCACATCTACAAGCGCATCACACGAGCAGGCGTCAAGGAGCAGGGCCTGGTGCCGGACAAGGCGCGTGTGGCATTGCGTTACAGCGGCTACTGGGAGGGGCAAACCGCTCCATTTGATTCCTCGATGCTGCGAGGCACTAAATTCGAGTTCGAGACGGGTCGGCAGATGGTGCTGGAGGGTCTCGAGGCGGCCGTACGCACCATGTACCCGTACGAGCAGTCCGAGTTTATCATATCATACAAATTGCTATTCCTCGAAATGGGTTGTCCGCCGCGCATTAAACCGCGTGCCGATGGTCTGTTTAAGATTGAGGTAATTGGATTCACATTGATCGGTGATGAGCATTCGCTGGAGCGGATCGCGCCCGAGGATCGTATCAAGTTTGCAGTGGTCTTTCCGAAGGCGCAGGATATGCATTTGCACGGCAAAGATTGTGTGAAGCGCGGCGCCTATCGCAACGCAGTTGCGGCCTTTGAGCGCGCCATTGCATCGCTCAACTATTGCCGCCTGGCGGATGAAAAGGATGAGCTcaagcagcaggagctgcttATAACGCTATACACCAATCTCATGGTGTGCAATAACAAACTGAATAAGCCGGCGAGAGCGTGCATTGCCATGAAGGCTTTGCGCCTGCTGACGCGTAATCAGCCCTCCTGCAAGGCGCTCTTCCAGGAGGGACGCGCACTGGCCGCCCTCGGCGAATACGAGCGCGCACGCCAGGCTTTCGTGCAGGCCCAGGCCAAGCAGCCCAACAACAAGGAGATCAGCGAAGAGATCATCAACATGGAGCAGCGTGTCAGCAAATACAAAAAGTCCATGCGTGAGATTTGGTCACGTGCGCTCGCCGGCAAACAGCAGCCGGAGAAGCTAGCCGACCTAAAAACTGATGAGGATCTAGCGAATCAGCAATTTCGCCGAGATTTCGAATCGCAATTGACAGAGTTTGATAAGTCAACCTTGCTAACGATCAATATGAATCGCAAATTGTACACGGACAAGGAGCTGAATGTGCTGCGCCTGCTGGCCTCAAAGCACAACATGAAATTGAGCCTGTCGCCATTGGATGTGGATCAGCTAACGCTCTCGAAGCTGCAAATTAAATAG
- the LOC6625172 gene encoding dynein light chain roadblock-type 2 gives MQAAEVEPKRTQRYVDEAYRLVLEKPGVEEVLIMNRSGVPVKTSMARQDALQHACLYDNLREKTQAFLQRMEPPQNLCMLRVRTRMHEVIITPDGKITILVVQNAPDTYLHSPQDK, from the exons ATGCAAGCTGCGGAAGTTGAG CCAAAGCGCACCCAGCGCTATGTGGATGAAGCCTATCGCTTGGTGCTTGAGAAGCCAGGCGTTGAGGAGGTGCTCATAATGAATCGTTCAGGTGTGCCCGTCAAGACTTCAATGGCACGCCAGGATGCACTGCAGCATGCCTGTCTCTATGACAATTTGCGTGAAAAGACTCAGGCATTTCTGCAAAGAATGGAGCCGCCACAAAATCTATGCATGTTGCGTGTACGCACCAGAATGCATGAGGTAATCATAACACCCGATGGTAAAATAACTATTTTGGTCGTGCAAAATGCACCAGATACATATTTGCATAGCCCGCAAGACAAATGA
- the LOC6625171 gene encoding uncharacterized protein has translation MYIQLTMRLILALVLSQGAHPVRADIADVGHYSQTLVDSILDIYAGNGSNRRSATVDLDDSEEDFETTPIVPTYIYPYLLLALWVACISCIICCCLYCKCQQADNMTAYNSNSFELQEVHVLDHPLPHVKGCVCLGCLQRQVAKELQLKREQ, from the exons ATGTACATTCAATTAACTATGCGGCTAATTTTGGCGCTCGTACTGAGCCAAGGCGCGCATCCTGTGCGTGCTGACATTGCAGATGTGGGCCACTATTCGCAAACGCTAGTCGATTCGATTCTGGATATCTATGcgggcaacggcagcaacaggcgCAGTGCCACCGTGGATCTGGATGATAGCGAAGAAGATTTTGAGACGACGCCCATTGTGCCCACATATATCTACCCGTatctgctgctggcgctgtgGGTAGCATGCATAA GCTGCatcatttgctgttgtttataTTGCAAGTGCCAGCAGGCGGACAACATGACGGCCTACAACTCCAACTCCTTTGAGCTACAGGAAGTGCATGTTCTAGATCATCCGCTGCCGCATGTCAAGGGCTGCGTTTGCCTCGGCTGTCTGCAGCGGCAGGTTGCCAAGGAGCTGCAGCTAAAGCGcgaacaataa